One bacterium genomic region harbors:
- a CDS encoding undecaprenyl/decaprenyl-phosphate alpha-N-acetylglucosaminyl 1-phosphate transferase, which produces MQYLIIFFATLVGTIFLTPYFIDLFNRIKVVDLPDGNRKLHSTPVPRMGGLLIFLVFLSSVFIFYSDINSIKYYLFGAIIIFTLGAYDDLLGTGWLLKFVYQTVAAALLIVFLLPDLSSFTLFTLEFSIIPGIIVLAFFIVGTINAFNLLDGLDGLVSGISMLVFILLFFISLNLMDTFLLVMLASVAGCVLGFLKYNTFPARIFLGDSGSFLLGYLVVSAVLIVATDKSSGVLDLTFPVIVLAVPIVDTIKVFFLRIIKGKHPFAADRTHLHHIVYSQNITHSTTVFIITIYSLFFAGCAIIYLFYSQLWGMILFAVMIFPLLFANRILQFIIQREKLVVYGRAVNKFPQFLINYYRIGVLPVVGLMLLYFFIFLLIGEDGPIAEFLIPSFIIIGLLLVFAVLNYQRNKLITDIIVFFNILIFFILNQTHNVLYVDISYLPVFGNLTYHLLIVSILLPTVGFFLIFKDRILKQESSFFTALDLIIILIIILLSITSSLIPVSKSYLISDTIFRSFLIYAFYKVIINIQPKFRFYLFTGSFVFVILSQVIFLIH; this is translated from the coding sequence ATGCAATACCTGATAATATTTTTTGCAACTCTTGTAGGCACAATATTCCTGACTCCATACTTTATTGATCTGTTCAACAGGATAAAAGTAGTTGACTTACCTGACGGTAATAGGAAATTACATTCCACACCTGTTCCCCGAATGGGCGGCCTGCTTATCTTCCTTGTTTTTCTTTCTTCTGTTTTTATTTTCTACAGCGATATTAATTCAATTAAATACTACCTCTTCGGAGCGATTATAATTTTCACACTCGGTGCTTATGATGATTTACTCGGCACGGGCTGGCTTTTGAAATTTGTATACCAGACAGTAGCGGCTGCTTTATTAATAGTCTTCCTTTTACCTGATTTATCTTCCTTCACTTTATTCACTTTGGAATTCTCAATTATCCCCGGAATAATTGTTCTTGCTTTTTTTATTGTCGGAACTATTAATGCATTCAATCTCCTCGATGGACTTGATGGATTGGTTTCAGGTATTTCAATGCTGGTATTTATCCTGCTGTTCTTTATCAGTCTGAATTTAATGGATACATTTTTACTAGTGATGCTTGCATCGGTTGCGGGCTGTGTATTAGGGTTTCTTAAATATAACACTTTCCCCGCAAGGATATTTTTAGGAGATTCAGGTTCATTCCTGCTTGGCTACCTGGTAGTGAGCGCAGTTCTGATTGTGGCTACAGATAAGTCGAGCGGTGTTCTAGATCTTACTTTCCCTGTGATAGTTCTGGCTGTCCCAATAGTTGATACAATAAAAGTTTTTTTCTTACGGATTATTAAAGGCAAGCACCCGTTTGCGGCTGACAGGACTCATTTACATCACATAGTCTACAGTCAGAATATAACTCATTCCACTACTGTATTTATCATTACGATATATTCTTTATTCTTTGCAGGGTGTGCAATTATCTACCTGTTCTATTCACAATTATGGGGTATGATATTATTTGCAGTGATGATATTCCCTCTTCTCTTTGCAAACAGGATTCTTCAGTTTATCATTCAGAGAGAGAAGCTTGTGGTTTACGGAAGAGCAGTTAACAAGTTCCCGCAGTTTCTAATTAACTATTACAGGATTGGCGTGCTTCCTGTAGTCGGATTAATGCTGCTTTATTTTTTCATTTTTTTGTTGATTGGTGAAGATGGCCCCATCGCAGAGTTCTTAATCCCCTCTTTTATTATCATCGGCCTTCTTCTGGTTTTTGCAGTACTGAACTACCAGCGGAACAAGCTGATCACAGATATAATAGTTTTCTTCAACATTTTAATCTTCTTTATCCTTAACCAGACACATAACGTCCTGTATGTCGATATTTCGTACCTGCCGGTTTTTGGAAATTTAACTTATCATTTACTCATCGTAAGCATATTGCTTCCGACTGTCGGCTTCTTCCTGATATTCAAAGACAGGATACTCAAGCAGGAGTCGTCATTCTTCACAGCGCTTGATTTAATAATTATTCTGATTATTATTTTATTATCGATTACGTCAAGTCTTATTCCTGTTTCCAAATCCTATTTGATTTCAGATACAATTTTCAGAAGTTTTCTTATTTATGCTTTCTACAAAGTGATTATAAACATTCAACCTAAGTTCAGATTTTATTTATTCACCGGATCATTTGTATTTGTAATTTTATCACAAGTTATATTTTTGATTCATTAA
- a CDS encoding glycosyltransferase — MRFSIITATKNNKPGLLRAIECVRNQTYKNVEHIIVDGGSDDGSVKILKQVQDDLRSAQDDSEPATHNQLPHTTHYSLLTISEADSGIYDAINKGIKLATGDVIGLLHSDDLYADENVIEKYALAFNQPTTNYQPAYRPGRLPTIDAVYSDLVYVKHKSDVQKLVPNLMRDQKSEGSESTTTNHQLPTTYSTIRYWRSHSKRVDSGSRQRRAGSSGMTTSAHHSLITDNLLRKGWMPPHPTLFIRKEIFEKYGYYRTDMKIAADYEMILRLLYKHKITTHYLAFTTYLMTIGGASNKSLKNILQKSKEDYLAMKINGITFPVLTLISKNLRKLPQFLARDLS; from the coding sequence ATGCGTTTCTCAATTATTACAGCAACGAAGAACAACAAACCCGGACTTCTCCGTGCGATTGAATGTGTACGGAATCAGACATACAAAAATGTTGAGCATATTATTGTTGACGGCGGTTCGGACGATGGGTCGGTTAAGATCCTGAAACAAGTTCAGGATGACCTGCGGTCAGCTCAGGATGACAGCGAACCTGCTACCCACAACCAACTACCACACACTACTCACTACTCACTACTTACTATTAGCGAAGCTGATTCTGGTATTTACGATGCAATCAATAAGGGAATTAAATTGGCAACAGGTGATGTAATCGGACTCCTTCATTCAGATGATCTTTATGCTGATGAAAATGTGATTGAAAAATATGCTCTAGCATTTAACCAACCAACCACCAACTACCAACCTGCCTACCGGCCAGGCAGGCTACCAACTATCGATGCCGTTTATTCTGATCTTGTTTATGTTAAACATAAGTCCGATGTTCAAAAGCTTGTCCCGAACTTGATGCGGGATCAAAAGTCAGAAGGTAGTGAATCGACAACCACCAACCATCAACTACCCACTACCTACTCAACGATAAGATACTGGAGATCTCATAGTAAGAGAGTGGATTCCGGATCTCGCCAGAGGCGAGCAGGCTCGTCCGGAATGACAACTTCTGCTCACCATTCACTGATTACTGATAACCTGCTGCGCAAAGGCTGGATGCCCCCTCACCCGACATTGTTTATCAGAAAAGAAATTTTCGAAAAGTACGGTTACTACAGAACGGATATGAAAATTGCCGCTGATTATGAAATGATATTACGACTTCTGTATAAGCACAAAATCACTACTCACTACCTAGCATTTACAACCTACTTAATGACCATCGGCGGTGCAAGCAATAAGAGCCTTAAGAATATTTTACAGAAAAGTAAAGAAGACTATCTTGCAATGAAGATTAACGGAATTACTTTCCCGGTATTGACTTTAATCAGTAAGAACCTGAGAAAGCTCCCCCAGTTTCTGGCTCGTGATTTGTCCTGA
- a CDS encoding carbamoyltransferase — translation MYILGLNAYHGDSSACLMKDGKIINAIEEERIRRIKHWAGFPSESIKFCLNDAGITIGDVDYITIGRNPSAHLGKKIVRSLKKLANFQFIKDRVANIKKVTSLKSELAKGLGVSESDIRAEIKNIEHHRSHLASAFFVSPFDEAAILSIDGFGDFSSTMIATGKGNKIEVLESVTYPHSLGVFYTAFTQFLGFPWYGDEYKVMGLAPYGEPKYVDKLKNIVKLKDNGLFELDESYFIHSTEGVAMTWDNGAPFIGRIYSDKVIKEFGQPRDKDEPLTQYHKDMAASVQKHCEDVIFHVLNHLQKRTGLKNICIAGGVAQNSVANGKVLQLTDFENIYIPSAGYDAGTAIGSALWQFHQNLGMERKYFVRDAYLGAQYSDDEIEQELKASKVNYKRYASDAETIEATAEMLANGAVIGWFQGRTEFGPRALGNRSVLVHPGRPDAKDLINSKIKRRESFRPFAPSILREYVSEYFAQEDDVYFMEKVFPIRPEKRSGLPAVTHVDGSGRLQTVHKDVSPKYYALIDKFREKTGLPILLNTSFNENEPIVNHPKEAIDCFLRTEMDAIVLGNCIVVRNSKE, via the coding sequence TTGTACATTCTCGGCTTAAACGCATACCACGGTGATTCGTCTGCCTGCCTGATGAAGGACGGTAAAATAATTAATGCGATTGAAGAAGAACGAATAAGAAGAATTAAACACTGGGCAGGCTTCCCTTCCGAGTCTATTAAGTTCTGTCTGAACGATGCAGGTATTACAATCGGTGATGTTGATTACATAACTATCGGAAGAAATCCTTCAGCACATCTTGGAAAGAAGATCGTTAGGTCATTAAAGAAGCTTGCAAACTTTCAGTTCATTAAAGACAGAGTAGCTAACATTAAGAAAGTAACTTCACTTAAATCTGAATTGGCTAAAGGTCTCGGTGTAAGTGAAAGTGATATTAGGGCTGAGATAAAAAATATAGAGCATCATCGTTCTCATCTAGCTTCAGCTTTTTTCGTCTCCCCTTTTGATGAAGCAGCTATACTTTCGATTGACGGCTTCGGTGATTTTTCTTCAACAATGATCGCAACCGGCAAAGGAAATAAAATAGAGGTGCTGGAATCTGTAACTTACCCGCATTCACTTGGTGTATTCTATACAGCATTTACACAGTTCCTTGGTTTCCCATGGTACGGTGATGAATACAAAGTGATGGGTCTCGCTCCTTATGGCGAACCAAAGTACGTAGACAAACTTAAAAATATTGTGAAGTTAAAAGATAACGGACTCTTTGAGCTGGATGAAAGTTATTTCATTCACTCAACTGAAGGTGTTGCAATGACATGGGATAACGGCGCACCATTCATTGGAAGAATTTATTCCGATAAAGTAATAAAAGAATTCGGTCAGCCCCGTGATAAAGACGAGCCGTTAACTCAATACCATAAAGATATGGCTGCATCTGTTCAGAAGCATTGCGAGGATGTGATATTCCATGTGCTGAATCATCTACAGAAAAGAACCGGATTAAAAAATATCTGCATTGCAGGCGGTGTTGCACAGAACTCTGTAGCAAATGGAAAAGTTCTTCAGCTTACCGATTTTGAAAATATATACATACCTTCTGCCGGTTATGATGCAGGAACAGCAATCGGTTCAGCTCTCTGGCAGTTTCATCAGAATCTGGGAATGGAAAGAAAATATTTTGTTCGTGATGCTTACCTTGGCGCTCAATATTCCGATGATGAAATTGAACAAGAATTAAAAGCATCAAAAGTAAATTACAAGCGTTATGCTTCCGATGCCGAAACAATTGAAGCGACTGCTGAAATGCTCGCTAATGGTGCTGTGATCGGATGGTTCCAAGGAAGAACTGAATTCGGACCGAGAGCTCTTGGTAACAGATCTGTACTTGTTCATCCAGGTCGACCAGATGCAAAAGATCTGATTAACTCTAAAATTAAAAGAAGAGAATCTTTCCGTCCGTTTGCACCATCAATTCTTCGTGAGTATGTAAGTGAATACTTCGCACAGGAAGATGATGTTTATTTTATGGAGAAAGTATTTCCCATTCGTCCTGAAAAAAGAAGCGGACTGCCTGCAGTTACTCATGTGGATGGCAGCGGAAGATTGCAGACAGTACACAAAGATGTCTCCCCAAAGTATTATGCATTGATAGATAAATTCAGAGAGAAGACAGGGCTCCCGATTTTGCTTAATACATCCTTCAACGAAAATGAACCGATAGTTAATCATCCGAAGGAAGCGATTGATTGTTTCTTAAGAACAGAAATGGATGCGATTGTTTTGGGAAATTGTATTGTAGTTAGAAATAGTAAGGAGTAA
- a CDS encoding bacteriophage holin, producing the protein MELRKRNLGFALGLLWGLAVMLGTWWLLYWGTPGNTISLLGAFYFGYTFSFVGGIIGFIWGFVDGFITGVLIAWFYNLGNKLFKRKAA; encoded by the coding sequence ATGGAACTTCGTAAAAGAAATCTTGGATTTGCGCTGGGATTGTTGTGGGGATTGGCAGTAATGCTAGGCACGTGGTGGCTGCTGTATTGGGGAACACCGGGAAATACTATCTCACTACTTGGAGCATTTTATTTTGGTTACACATTCAGCTTCGTGGGAGGCATAATCGGATTCATCTGGGGCTTTGTGGATGGGTTTATAACCGGAGTGCTTATAGCGTGGTTTTATAATTTGGGAAATAAGTTGTTCAAGCGTAAGGCAGCGTGA
- a CDS encoding MBOAT family protein, whose protein sequence is MIFNSVTFLIFLIIVVSLYWVLPQKGRVYLLFVSSYLFYGFWRWEFLSLLIISTLVSYLAGIQINAVSKKSQKKFYLLLSFVINLGLLAYFKYLFFIIDNLNSAASLFGTDVSIPYFNIILPLGISFYTFQTLSYAIDVYRNTIMPERNFVVYATYISFFPQLVAGPILRAGQVIDQLKVKRIFDLGNLSIGLRRVLYGLFLKVVFADNIAPLVDDSFAQQINFLSAIDVWTMAFLFGLQIYFDFSAYSHIAIGSAKMLGISFPENFHYPYLAPSPKEFWNRWHISLSTWFRDYVFLPLAYPLSRKFSDKKYLGLRSDIIVYGSAILVTFLLCGLWHGANWTFVFWGFWHAVLLIAYRITSKMKLKISKNVKGVIGWMFTLSFSMLAWIPFRTHNLNDTFVMLGKVFTPSAYSFLGLRENTYLITGVLMLSVIISFFVSKKFNPWLQSRKIIYPVIETVQLVIIIILVFTFLRPINQFIYFQF, encoded by the coding sequence GTGATATTTAACTCAGTAACCTTCCTGATTTTTTTAATAATCGTAGTATCACTTTACTGGGTTCTTCCGCAAAAAGGTCGTGTCTACCTGTTATTCGTCAGCAGCTATTTGTTCTATGGTTTCTGGCGATGGGAATTTTTATCTCTGCTTATAATTAGTACTCTGGTAAGTTATTTGGCAGGTATTCAAATAAATGCAGTATCAAAAAAATCGCAAAAGAAATTTTACCTCTTATTAAGCTTTGTTATTAATCTTGGACTTTTAGCTTACTTCAAATATCTGTTCTTTATCATCGACAATCTTAATTCTGCTGCCAGTCTTTTTGGGACAGATGTGAGTATTCCTTATTTCAATATCATCTTACCACTGGGTATAAGCTTTTATACATTTCAGACATTGAGTTACGCTATAGACGTGTATCGTAATACAATAATGCCAGAAAGAAATTTTGTAGTATATGCAACTTACATTTCATTTTTCCCACAGCTGGTTGCTGGTCCAATATTAAGAGCCGGACAGGTTATTGATCAGTTAAAAGTAAAAAGGATTTTTGACCTGGGTAATTTAAGTATTGGTTTGAGAAGAGTGCTGTATGGTTTATTCCTGAAGGTCGTGTTCGCAGATAATATTGCCCCTCTGGTTGATGATAGTTTTGCACAGCAAATTAACTTTTTAAGTGCTATAGATGTATGGACGATGGCATTTCTATTTGGTCTTCAAATTTATTTTGACTTCAGCGCTTACTCACACATTGCGATCGGTAGTGCAAAGATGCTCGGTATATCATTTCCTGAGAATTTTCATTATCCATATCTGGCGCCGTCACCAAAAGAATTCTGGAACCGATGGCATATATCATTATCTACCTGGTTCAGAGATTATGTGTTTCTTCCATTGGCTTATCCCCTCTCAAGAAAATTTTCCGATAAAAAATATTTAGGATTACGATCGGATATAATTGTTTACGGATCAGCAATTCTTGTGACTTTCTTGTTATGCGGTCTTTGGCATGGTGCCAACTGGACTTTTGTATTTTGGGGGTTTTGGCATGCTGTATTGCTTATAGCTTATAGAATAACATCTAAAATGAAACTTAAGATTTCAAAGAATGTTAAAGGTGTTATTGGCTGGATGTTCACATTATCATTTTCAATGCTGGCGTGGATTCCCTTCCGCACCCATAACCTCAACGATACATTTGTAATGCTTGGCAAAGTGTTTACTCCTTCTGCTTATAGTTTTCTTGGCTTAAGAGAAAATACTTATTTGATTACAGGTGTACTTATGCTATCTGTAATTATATCTTTTTTTGTTTCAAAGAAATTTAACCCGTGGCTTCAGTCGAGAAAAATAATTTACCCGGTGATAGAAACAGTACAACTGGTGATTATTATTATTCTGGTTTTTACTTTCTTAAGACCGATTAATCAGTTTATATATTTTCAGTTCTAA
- a CDS encoding FkbM family methyltransferase — protein MSFINQIFIDLKGIKNICSMYAAIKWLIFVFITLPKCIRERNLQPADRLFGEGPISVNGNYGKVKLSGGQVFSSIREIWVRKVYLKDDFVIIPDEGILVDLGANVGSFTMQALSNSRSCKVIAVEPNAEFNRLFLRQIELNNFTTRVTLQRYFIGSSSETQMEMLKSSEIFGAEFISQQKFIELNNLQSIDFLKCDIEGSEFDFINDTSLLEITKQLAIEIHDHAGDRKKFISRLQELGFEIGPIRNDKDGCILSARRNI, from the coding sequence TTGAGCTTCATAAACCAAATATTTATTGATTTAAAAGGCATTAAGAATATTTGCAGTATGTATGCTGCGATCAAGTGGTTAATATTTGTTTTCATCACGTTACCCAAATGTATAAGAGAAAGAAATCTTCAGCCAGCAGACAGGTTATTTGGTGAAGGACCGATCAGTGTTAATGGAAATTACGGAAAAGTTAAGCTTAGTGGCGGGCAGGTATTCAGCAGCATTAGGGAAATCTGGGTTCGCAAAGTTTATTTGAAAGATGATTTTGTCATAATTCCTGATGAAGGAATATTAGTGGATCTTGGTGCAAACGTTGGAAGTTTTACAATGCAGGCTCTTTCTAACAGTAGAAGCTGCAAAGTGATTGCAGTAGAACCTAATGCTGAGTTTAATAGATTATTTTTGCGTCAGATTGAATTAAATAATTTTACAACCCGGGTTACATTGCAAAGATATTTTATAGGATCATCCTCAGAAACACAAATGGAAATGTTAAAAAGTTCAGAGATATTTGGTGCAGAATTTATCTCTCAACAGAAATTTATTGAATTGAACAATCTGCAAAGCATTGATTTCCTGAAATGTGATATTGAAGGAAGCGAATTTGATTTTATAAACGATACTTCCCTGCTGGAAATAACAAAACAGCTTGCAATTGAGATTCACGATCACGCTGGTGACAGAAAGAAATTTATTTCAAGATTACAAGAGCTTGGCTTTGAAATTGGTCCGATCAGAAATGATAAAGATGGGTGTATTTTATCAGCTAGAAGGAATATTTAG
- a CDS encoding MBOAT family protein, translating to MLFNSFEFAIFLPIVFTLYWLAFHRDLKIQNLFLLIASYIFYGWWDWRFLFLLFFISASNYTIAILVQNKENKSFSKFIFIVGLLINLGTLVLFKYFNFFIDGFSEIINLFGLNFNITTLQIILPLGISFYIFLSISYIIDVYQGKLIAARNLIDVLLTLSFFPIILAGPIHRPVNLLPQIQTIRRFNYTLATDGLRQILWGLFMKIVIADQCANYVDTIFSNSDTYTGSTLLTGIFLFTIQIYADFGGYSNIAIGIGKLLGFNLMQNFAYPYFARDIREFWRRWHISLTTWFRDYIFLPVAYLLTRKIQFTRILGIKKDWFIYVISITLTWLLTGLWHGANYTFIVWGILHGLLLLINRIINKPRKRLIKKFDLRESNTSLIIIETLSTFIIVMFTWIFFRADSITHALDYISGIFSASIFTAPSFPDIENALVTVIFILVFMTVEWFGRGQQYAIADIWLKWKLPARYAIYYLMVITILWFSGKEQQFIYFQF from the coding sequence ATGCTTTTTAATTCATTTGAATTTGCGATATTCTTACCAATTGTTTTTACCCTCTACTGGTTGGCCTTTCACCGGGATTTAAAAATTCAAAATCTTTTTCTACTGATTGCAAGCTATATTTTTTATGGATGGTGGGACTGGAGATTTTTATTTCTTCTGTTTTTTATATCCGCATCAAATTATACAATAGCAATACTGGTTCAAAATAAAGAGAATAAATCTTTTAGTAAGTTTATTTTTATTGTGGGGCTGCTGATAAACCTGGGCACACTGGTTCTATTTAAATATTTCAATTTCTTTATTGACGGCTTTTCTGAAATAATAAATTTATTCGGCTTAAACTTTAACATTACTACCCTGCAAATAATACTTCCGCTCGGTATCAGTTTTTATATTTTTCTATCAATCAGCTATATAATCGATGTGTATCAAGGTAAGCTAATTGCAGCAAGAAATTTAATAGATGTGTTACTAACGCTTAGCTTTTTTCCTATAATTCTTGCCGGCCCGATACATCGTCCGGTTAATCTGCTTCCGCAGATACAAACTATTCGCAGATTTAATTACACACTTGCTACAGACGGATTAAGACAAATACTCTGGGGATTATTTATGAAGATTGTGATAGCGGATCAGTGTGCTAATTATGTCGATACCATATTCAGTAATTCGGATACATATACGGGAAGCACACTGCTAACAGGTATTTTCCTTTTCACAATTCAGATATATGCAGATTTCGGCGGATACTCTAATATTGCAATTGGTATTGGAAAGTTACTTGGTTTTAATCTAATGCAAAATTTTGCTTATCCATATTTTGCCCGGGACATAAGAGAATTTTGGAGAAGATGGCATATATCTCTCACAACGTGGTTCAGAGATTACATTTTTCTTCCAGTTGCCTACTTACTCACAAGAAAAATTCAATTCACTAGAATTTTGGGGATAAAAAAAGATTGGTTCATTTATGTTATAAGCATTACCCTAACATGGCTTTTAACTGGCTTGTGGCATGGTGCTAATTATACTTTCATTGTCTGGGGCATTCTGCATGGGTTACTTCTTTTAATTAATAGGATAATTAATAAACCAAGAAAGAGGTTAATCAAGAAATTTGATCTAAGAGAAAGCAATACTTCATTGATAATCATCGAGACACTCTCAACTTTTATCATCGTTATGTTTACCTGGATATTTTTTAGAGCAGATAGCATTACCCACGCTTTGGATTACATCTCTGGAATTTTTTCCGCTTCAATATTTACTGCACCAAGTTTTCCGGATATCGAAAATGCATTAGTGACAGTTATTTTTATTCTCGTCTTTATGACTGTGGAATGGTTTGGACGAGGACAGCAATATGCTATTGCTGATATATGGCTTAAATGGAAACTACCGGCAAGATATGCTATTTATTATTTGATGGTCATTACAATTTTATGGTTCAGCGGCAAGGAACAGCAATTTATTTATTTTCAATTTTAA